From a region of the Stenotrophomonas sp. BIO128-Bstrain genome:
- a CDS encoding N(4)-(beta-N-acetylglucosaminyl)-L-asparaginase, which translates to MTDRRRFLQAGALAAGALALPTLQARSAAGARVVSTWDFGVGANQVAWKTLSAGGSALDAVEAGARWAESDLCNPTVGRCGNPDRDGVLSLDASIMDGDGRCGSVAALSDIAHPVSVARRVMEQTPHVMLVGEGAQQFAVQQGFERKKLLTPEAEKAWREWLKTAQYTPEINAERRSRPGDSSNHDTLGMLAIDAQGRLAGACTTSGMAWKMHGRVGDSPIIGAGLYVDNEVGAATASGVGEEMIRNAASFLVVELMRQGRSPAEACREAIARVVRKRPEASRTLQVCFLALNKHGEVGAYALHRGFVYAVCDKDRQDDLRDSASVYTSEQT; encoded by the coding sequence ATGACTGACCGCAGGCGATTTCTCCAGGCCGGTGCCCTGGCCGCTGGCGCCCTCGCACTGCCGACGCTGCAGGCGCGTTCCGCCGCCGGTGCTCGGGTGGTGTCCACCTGGGATTTCGGCGTAGGGGCCAACCAGGTCGCCTGGAAAACGCTGTCGGCCGGTGGTTCGGCGCTCGATGCCGTGGAAGCCGGTGCGCGCTGGGCCGAGAGTGATCTGTGCAATCCCACGGTCGGGCGCTGCGGCAATCCCGATCGTGATGGCGTGCTGAGCCTGGATGCCAGCATCATGGATGGCGATGGCCGCTGTGGTTCGGTGGCGGCGCTGAGTGATATCGCGCACCCGGTCTCGGTGGCACGGCGGGTGATGGAGCAGACCCCGCACGTGATGCTGGTCGGCGAGGGCGCGCAGCAGTTCGCCGTGCAGCAGGGCTTTGAGCGGAAGAAGCTGCTCACCCCGGAAGCCGAGAAGGCCTGGCGCGAGTGGCTCAAGACCGCGCAGTACACCCCCGAGATCAATGCCGAGCGGCGCAGCCGCCCCGGTGACAGCAGCAACCACGACACGCTGGGCATGCTCGCCATCGATGCCCAGGGGCGTCTGGCCGGTGCCTGCACCACCAGTGGCATGGCCTGGAAGATGCACGGCCGCGTGGGCGACAGCCCGATCATCGGGGCGGGCCTGTACGTAGACAACGAGGTCGGTGCCGCCACCGCTTCGGGCGTGGGCGAGGAAATGATCCGCAATGCCGCCTCGTTCCTGGTGGTCGAGTTGATGCGCCAGGGGCGCTCGCCGGCCGAGGCCTGCCGCGAGGCGATCGCGCGGGTGGTGCGCAAGCGCCCCGAGGCGAGCAGGACCCTGCAGGTCTGTTTCCTCGCCTTGAACAAGCACGGCGAAGTGGGTGCCTACGCACTGCACCGCGGTTTCGTCTACGCGGTCTGCGACAAGGACCGGCAGGACGATCTGCGTGATTCCGCTTCGGTGTACACGAGCGAGCAGACGTGA
- a CDS encoding copper homeostasis protein CutC has product MSAPRRLLEIASNSVASALAAQHGGADRVELFDNLAEGGTTPSQGSIAVARDRLRIPLFVLIRPRPGDFRYTALEAEIMLRDIAHCRQLGCDGVVIGALDADGGIDMPLCRELVAAAGPLGITFHRAFDAARDLPAALEQIVTLGCHRILSSGGQASALAGADVLAALVAQAGDRLSLMAGAGITAGNIVELAQRSGCLELHASAKTTHHSAMRHHNPALIGLSPDWTVTDAAQVSALRAALD; this is encoded by the coding sequence GTGAGCGCGCCGCGCCGGCTGCTGGAGATCGCCTCGAATTCGGTGGCCTCCGCCCTGGCGGCCCAGCACGGCGGGGCGGATCGGGTCGAGCTGTTCGACAACCTCGCCGAGGGCGGCACGACCCCGTCGCAGGGCAGCATCGCGGTCGCCCGTGATCGCCTGCGGATTCCCTTGTTCGTGCTGATCCGGCCGCGGCCCGGGGATTTTCGCTACACCGCGCTCGAGGCCGAGATCATGCTGCGCGACATCGCGCATTGCCGCCAACTCGGCTGCGACGGCGTAGTGATTGGTGCGCTGGATGCCGACGGTGGCATCGACATGCCGCTGTGCCGGGAACTGGTGGCGGCGGCTGGCCCGCTCGGCATCACCTTCCATCGCGCCTTCGATGCCGCGCGTGATCTGCCCGCGGCGCTGGAGCAGATCGTGACGCTGGGGTGCCATCGCATCCTGAGCTCGGGCGGGCAGGCAAGTGCGCTGGCCGGTGCCGATGTCCTGGCCGCGTTGGTGGCGCAGGCAGGTGATCGGCTATCACTCATGGCCGGGGCGGGAATTACGGCGGGCAACATCGTGGAGCTGGCCCAGCGCAGTGGGTGCCTCGAACTGCATGCCTCGGCGAAGACCACACACCATTCGGCGATGCGCCATCACAATCCGGCGCTGATCGGGCTGTCGCCGGACTGGACCGTCACCGACGCGGCGCAGGTCAGCGCACTGCGCGCGGCGCTGGATTAA